CTTGCTGAATGCTTCTACGGCGGACCGGATGCGCTGCTCCAGATCTTCACTCAATTCCTTCGTTTCCCGTATCTCGCGGCCCACGTCGGAATGATGCGTTGCCATGTGCTGGAGCAGGCCCCCGACGAAGGGTTGCACCTCGTCCACGGCCAGGTCGTTCAACATCCCGTTGACGCCCACGTAGAGCGAAATGATCTGTTCCTCGACCGCCATGGGCCGGTACTGGGGCTGCTTGAGCAGTTCTACCAGCCGTTCGCCCAGATGCAGTTCACGTTGCGTGGTCTGGTCCAGTCCCGACGTGCCGAACCGGGCGAAGGCTTCCAGCTCGCGGTATCGGGCCAGGGACGTTCTCAAAAGCCCGGCGACCTGGCGCGATTTCATGGCCTTGATCTGCGCGGCGCCACCCACGCGGGAAACCGACAGACCCACGTTGACCGCCGGCCGCTGGCCAGCGAAGAACAGATTGGACTCCAGGTAGATCTGGCCGTCGGTGATGGAGATCACGTTGGTCGGAATGTAGGTCGACACGTCACCGAACTGCGTCTCGATTACTGGCAGCGCGGTAAGAGAACCGCCGCCGTACTCGTCGCTCATCTTGGCCGCCCGCTCCAAGAGCCGGGAATGAAGATAGAACACGTCGCCCGGATAGGCCTCGCGTCCCGGTGGACGACGGAGGTTCAACGACAACTGCCGGTACGCGACCGCGTGCTTGGTAAGATCGTCGTATACCACCAGGGCGTGCTTACCGCTGTCACGATAGTATTCGCCCATGGTCGCTCCGCCGTAGGGCGCCAGGAACTGCATAGGCGCCGGGGCGCTGGCCGCGGCCGCGACCACGGTGGTGTATTCCATGGCCCCGTGTTCCTCCAGGGTGGCGACGGTCTTGGCGATCGTGGAGCCCTTCTGGCCGATGGCGACATAAATACAGGCCACGTCCTCGCCTTTCTGGTTGAGGATCGCGTCAATAGCCACGGCTGTCTTGCCCGTCTGCCGGTCGCCAATGATCAGCTCGCGCTGGCCCCTTCCGATGGGGAACATGCTGTCGATCACCTTGAGACCGGTATACATGGGCTCGTTTACGGGCTGACGTTGCACCACGCCAGGGGCCTTCGCCTCTATCGAACGCGCTTCCGCTCCGACAATGGGCCCCTTGCCGTCGATCGGCCGTCCCAGGGAATCCACCACACGGCCCAGCATGCCGTCGCCCACGGCGCATTCGGCGATGCGTCCCGTCCGCTTGACGGGATCGCCTTCCTTGATCAACTGATCGTCCCCGAAGAGAATGCACCCGACGTTGTCCTCTTCCAGGTTGAGCACCATGCCCACCACGTCATTGGGGAATTCGACGAGTTCGTTCGCCATCACGTTGGAGAGGCCCTGTACACGGGCGATACCATCGCCCACCTGGAGCGCGGTACCCGTTTCGTAGATGTCGACCTCTCGCTTGAAGTCGAGCACCTGCTGCTTGAGAAGTTCGGAGACCTCGTCCGCACGAATTGCTATTTCATCAAATGCCATTGTCTTCTCCATCGAAGGTCATTTTCGAACGAGCGCCTGCCGGACCCGCTGGAGCTGGGTCGCCAGGCTGCTGTCGAACACCTGGTCGCCCACGCGTACCACGAATCCTCCGATTAAGTCCCGGTTTACCGTGGTCCGCATACGAACGCGCTGCCCGGTCTGTGCTTCCAGCCTGTTTTTCAAGTCGTCTTCCTGCCCGTCGGTCAGCGCGACCGCGCTCGCGACGTCCGCGTTTACGATGCCGTCCCATTCGTCCAGGATGGTGCGGCAGGCGTCCAGGATCTCCGGCAGGTTGCGCGCCCGCCGCCTGGAAGCCAGCAGATAGAGGAAATTGAGGGTGATGTCCTGGACCTTGCCTTCGAATATCTCACCCAGCATGCGTTGCTTCACGTCAGCGGGTATGACCTTGTCCGTGATGAAATCCACGAAGGGTTGCGAGTCCCGGCACAACTGCTCGAAAGCCGTGATTTCCCCGCGCACCGCGTCCAGGGAGTCTGTTTCCGCCGCGGCCTCCAGCCACGCCCCGGCATAGCGGTATGCGATGTCTGTCTTACTGGCCATCGGTCACTTATTCCTTTGAAGGCATCTGCGCGATGAACTCGTCCACGACCTTCCGGTGTTCGGCCGCGTCCAGGGTGCTGTTCAGGATCCTGCCCGCGATTTCCACCGCCAGGTCGCCCACCTGTGCGCGCAGTTCGGCCACGGCGTGTTCCTTCTCGCGCCGGATCGTGTTGCGCGCCTTCTCGAGCTCGCGCTCCGCGTCCTGCTGGGTCTGCTCGAGGATCCGGTCGCGTTCCGCGTTGGCCTGGTCGACCGCGGCCTGCATCTTCTCGCGGGCCTCGGTCTCGATTTCCTCAAGCCGCCGCCTGGCTTCTTCGTGCAGGCGGTCCAGTTCCGCCCGGTCCGCGTCCAGTCCCTCCATGCGGTCGCGGATATCCCGTTTCCTGTCTTCGATGGCCTGGGCGATGATGCCGAAGACATACTTCCTCAGGATGAAAAACAGGACGGCGAACCCGATCATCTGGATGATCAGGGTGCTCAGGTCAATACCAAGATCGTGCAAGATATCTAACACGCGCTATGCTCCTTCGAACGCCGGCGGCACGCTCAGTAACAGGCGCGCGCCGCAAGCCGCTTGTCTTCTACTGGGCGAGGCGGCTCAGTTCCATGACCTGTTCGAAGGACGGCAACTGGCCCTGGAGCATGAAGAACACCAGCAGGCCGTAGATCGCCAGCGATTCCATGAACGCCAGGCCGATGATCAACACCAGCTGAATGCGGCCGGCGGATTCGGGTTGACGGGAAATGCCCTGACAGGCCAGACCGGTTGCGATCCCCTGACCGACACCCGAGCCGATGGCCGCAACGGAAACGGCCAGCGCCACGCCAAGTCCTAAACCCATGTAGTACAGCATGAAGCGAGCTCCTTTCGGAATGGAGAATGAACTACGACAAATCAAACATCTCTATCAAAACCGGTTATATCGCATTCGGTTATATCGCAATCAGTGGTCTTCCTCCCCGTGGTCGTGATCCAGGAACTGGGCCACGTAAACGGCGCTCAGCACCGAGAAGATCATCGCCTGGACCGTCCCTGAAAACACGCCGAACATCAGCATCGGAACCTGCATCGGCACGAAGGGCACCTCGAGGGCGCCAATAAGAAACACCGGGGACAGGCCCAGCAGCACCAGTACGATCATCTCTTCTCCGAACACGTTTCCGAAGAGGCGGATCGACAGGGAGATGACCTTGGCGAACTCGCCGACGATATGAAGCGGGCACATGAGTACGCCCATCCACTTGGGCTCGCCCCAGAAATGCCAGAGATAGGCTTTGAGTCCGATCTCGCGCAGGCCGATGAGATGGGCCGAGACGATGGAGATCAGGGCGAATCCGAGGGTGGTGTTCAGATCGGCGGTGGGCGACTGCATGCCGGGTATGACGCCCAGCATGTTCATGAACCAGATGTAGATGAAGAAGGAGGCGAAAAAGGGTATGTACTTCCGGCCGCGCTCCCCGACGATGTTGAGGAAGAACCCGGTCAGTCCCTCGACGGCCATCTCGAATAGCGTCTGGACCGAGCCTTCGGGTATGCGCTTGAACGATCTTACCGCGATGGTTACGAGAACGAGAACAATGACGAAGACGAGCAGGGTGTTCAGCAGGAGATCCGGCTGTCTGACGGGTTGGGGGATCCAATCGGCCAGTGGGCCCAGCAGGTAAAATATCCCATGTAGAATCGAGTAGTGCGCTTCACCGCTTCCTCCCTCGGACGCCATCTCCAGAGAGAGGACACTCGACCACGGACCAGTCAAAGGACAACCTCCTTACCGGTACGACCGATTCGGCTTGTTCAACGCAGCGGTCCGTTCTGCCCGATCATCCGATGAGCCCTGTCTCATGACCAGGACGAGGCCGCACAGGGTCAGCGTGAAGGGCGTCAGGGACACGCCCGTCAGCAACCCGATGGGGTGGAACCAGCTCCCCGACGTCACGAAATAAAGCACGATCCCCAGCAGCGGCAGCTTGGCCATCAGCAACAGGAACAGCTTGTTGCGGTTCCGCTTGATTTGCTCACCGGGCGTCACGAAACGGCGGACCAGCCAGGCCGTGACGTAGAGCATCATCAGCCCGATTATCGACCCGACGAAGAAATTGACGGCAAGCAGATCCGCGCCCGCCACGCGCGCCACGATGGTGCCGACGATGGTCAGCACGGCGCTGATCCGGTAGACGCGAGGCAGGAACCGCCTCAGCGGTTCGCCGACGCTTCCGGACGGCGCACCGGTGCCGGGTCCGGTTTCAGTGCCCGTTACACTACCGGTCGATGCTCCGCCGTCATGCTCAGTGCTTCCCACCATCTCTCTCCCGCTCCGCCGCTTCGATCTTTCGGTTCAGCCGTTTCAGCGTCCTCGCCATCTCCAAGAACCCGGCCACGACCCCGAGCATGGCGCCGACAACGCCGCCCCAGGGTTTCCACTCAGGCCAGGCCAGTTCGACCTGGTGACCCAGGAAGTACCCGATCGCGGTGGCGAATACCAGGGTCAGGCCGATTACGGCAAGCTCCCCGGCTTCTCTCATGTACTGCCATTTGCTCTGCGTGTCCCGTGCCATAGACCATCAGTCAACGCCCGTAGGGATATTGTGATCCGCCTGTACCGGACGTACCGGATGCGGCGGCGTCTCCGCCGTCCACGCGGTCCGCCTGGTCCGCTCGGTTCGCCTGGTCCGATCCGGCGGGTTCGTCCGACATGGCCGAGTTTCCGTGGAAGACCGCTCCTTCCTCGATGACGAGGGACTTGGTTTTCAGGTCACCGACGAAGGTGGATTTGCTGCCCAGCAGCACGTGTTGGGAAACGGTAAGTTGACTCTCCACGTAGCCATTGATAATCGCGGTCTTCGACTCTATGGACGATCCTACGATCCGGCCGGACTTTCCGACCTCGACCCCGTCGGTGGCCTTCACATCGCCGTTTACGGTGCCGTCTATCCGGATATTGCCTTCCACGTCCACCGAACCGTTCACTTCAGTGCCCTTGGCAATGATCGTCATACCGCGCTCCCGATCTTGTACTGCGCCGGATGGACCGCCTGATCCGAACATGTCAGCGTTGCGTTCGCATGCTCACCAGCAGATCGTCCCACTGGATGACATCGGGCAGGTAGCCGCGAGGATCGACGGGGGCGTTGTCCTTCCAGACCTCGTAATGCAGATGCGGCGCCGTACTGCGGCCCGTATTCCCGACCAGGGCAATGATCTGCCCGCGGCGGACCAGTTGGCCGCGGTCGACCCGCAGCCTGGCGTTGTGGCCGTATCGCGTCGCCAGGTCGTAGCCGTGATCGATTTCGACCAGCCAGCCCAGGTTCTGGTCCCAGTCCGCGAACGTCACAATCCCGTCGGCGGTGGACAGGACAGGCGCGCTCTCACGGGCGGCGACGTCCAGGCCGAAATGCGGCGCGACGATCGAATCGTCCCCCTGTTGAAACTCCCGCGTCACCCAGCCCGCGACCGGCCATATGGACGGCATGTACCGGAGCGGCGGAGTGCGTTCTCCGGCCGCAACGGCCTCAACCCCCGCCGGAAGGCCGCCATCCGTCAGAAAGGGCAATCCGTCCCGGCTGGCGGCCAGAAGTCCGTCTTCATCCACCCGCATCGGAGATTCGGAATCGAACCGCTCGACGCCGGCCAGCCTTCGTATGCTTCTGGCGGTCTCCTTCAATTCCTCCAGTTGCCGGGTCAGTTCCATGGACTTTTCTTCTAACGACCTCATCTGCGCTTTCCAGCTGTGGCCGAAAGTAACATCGACTATACCCGCCGGCAGGGCCAGAACAACCACCGGCGCAAGCAAGCCGAGAACGACCACCGAGACGAGCAGGACGAACAGGGGCCTCGGCATGCGCAGTTCGCGCGTCCGACCCGATCGCTCAGAGACGAAAACCAGCGACATCCAGTGCATTCTGAACATGGTCAATACCGCCTGGCATACGCGTATCCGTCCATGTTCCGCCACACCTCGTGACGGAACCGGCGCAACAGGATAAATATAGGCCGCGGGCCTGAAAAGTCAAAGGATATCGGTAAAATAACGGGCTGGAAAGACGTGGCGCGTATCCGGGGTTCGGTGAGCCTCACAGTCGGACTTTCAGCAGTTCGAGGATGCGGTTCAGATCATCCGCGGAATAGAACTCGATTTCGATCTTCCCCTTGTGCTGCCTGCGGTTGATGTTCACCTTCGTTCCGAGTATGCGCTGCATGATGGACTCGGCGGCCGCGAGGTCGTGCGGCTTGCGCGCCGGGGCGCTTTCCCGCTTCTCCTCGTAACGTTTCTTGACCAGCTCTTCCACCTTGCGGACGGACAGGCCCTTTTTCACGATCTGCTTACACAATTCGGCCTGTTCCTTACGGTTTTCGAGTCCCAGCAGCGCCCGCGCGTGGCCCATCGAGATCTCGTCGGCCAGGAGGCACTTCTGGACATCGGCCGGCAACTTCAGCAGCCTGAGCGTGTTGGCCACCGTCGTCCTGTTCTTCCCCACGCGGGTGGCGACTTCTTCCTGCGTGAGGTGACATTCTTCCTGCAGCCGAAGGTAGGCCCGGGCTTCGTGGATCGGATTCAGGTCGTCGCGCTGGATGTTTTCGATCAGCGACAGTTCCATCATCTCTTCGGGGGATGAAACCGCCATGACGATGGCCGGTATGGTCTGGTAGCCCGTCTGCCTGGCGGCCCGGAGCCTCCGTTCCCCGGCGATCAGTTCGTACTCCTCTTTCTCGTTTTTCCGGCGGACGGTGACCGGCTGGATTACGCCCTTTTCGAGGATGGACCGGGCCAGTTCGTCGAGCCTGGCCTGGTCGAACGACTGACGCGGCTGGTAGGGATTGGCCGAAATCCGGTCTATCGGCACCTGGAGCACGCTCTGCCTGCCTTCCTGGTCGTCCGGAAGATCAGGAATCAGCGCTTCCAGCCCCCGCCCCAACGCTTTCCTGGCTGCCATTGGCCATCACCTCTCTGGCTAGATTCATGTAGCTTTCCGCTCCCGACGAGAGAATATCATAGAGGATGATCGGACTGCCGAAGCTCGGCGCTTCGCTCAAGCGGACATTTCTCGGGATCGTGGTCTGGTAAACCTTGTCTGCGAAGTACTGCTTGGCCTCCGCCTCGATCTGTTTCGAGAGGTTGAGCCGCTTGTCGTACATCGTCAGGAGGATGCCTTCTATCTTCAGGCTCCGGTTCAGATGCTTCTGGATTTTGCGGATCGAATTGAGCAGCTGCCCGAGTCCCTCGAGGGCGTAGTACTCGCACTGTATGGGAATCAACACCGAATCGGCGGCCGTCAGCGCGTTCAGGGTGAGGAGACTCAGAGAGGGCGGGCAGTCGATCAGGATGTACTCGTATTCGTCGCGTATCGGCTTGATCGCGTCTTCAAGCTTCCGCTCCCGGGCGATGGCCGAGACGAGCTCGATTTCGGCGCCGACCAGCCGGCGATGGGCCGGGACGACGCAGAGCGCAGGAATCTCGGTCTGCTGTACGGCTTCCTCGATGGGGCGCTCGTCCAACAGGACCTCGTAAATCGTCACGTCCAGCGTCCGGTCGTGCAGTCCGAGTCCCGATGTGGCATTCGACTGCGGATCCAGATCGACCAGAAGGGTCTTCTTTTCCGCGACGCCCAAGCAGGCGGACAGGTTCACCGACGTCGTCGTCTTGCCGACCCCGCCCTTCTGATTCGCGATCGAAATGACCTTGCCCATGCAATACTCCGCGACGGCGCACGGAAACAGTGCGCTAAAACGCACTTTACCCGTCGTCGTTCTAAAAACGCACTTTACCCGTCGTCGGCGGAACGGATCAATACCACGGCGTGGGCCGCGATGCCTTCTTCCCGTCCGGTGAATCCGAGTCTTTCTGAAGTTGTGGCCTTGATCGACACGCGGTCGTCCGGCAATCCGAGGGCTTCGCCGAGGCGGCCGCGCATCAGCGGTACGAAGGGCGACAGTTTCGGACGTTCCGCGACGACGGTGGCGTCCACATTCGATATAGTATAACCCGATTCGCCCAGTGCGTCAACAATCCGTTGGAGCAGCAGGAGACTGGAAATACCACGGTAACGTTCGTCGTTATCGGGGAAGAGCACCCCGATATCGCCCAGCCCGGCGGCGCCGAGCAGGGCGTCGCCTATGGCATGCGAAAGCACGTCCGCGTCGGAGTGGCCCTGCAGGCCGCGTTCGTGGGGAATGGTCACGCCGCCGAGGACGCAGGGCCTGCCGTCCGCGAATGCGTGGACATCGTAGCCGGTTCCTACGCGCATGTCATCCATGGCCAGCGTCCTTTGCTGCGTTTACCGGGTCTGATTACGGTCGGATCCGTCCCTGGCGCCGCAGAATACGCTCCGCGACTTCCAGGTCTTCGGCCGTGGTCACCTTGATGTTGTCGGGGGCGCCCTCGATAACCCGCACCACGTATCCGGCCCGCTCCACCAGTTCGGCGTCGTCGGTCCCCGTATAGCCCTCTTCCCGCGCCTGTTCGTGGGCTGCCCGCAGGACCCGGTACGGAAAGGTCTGGGGCGTCTGCGCCCGCCACAGCGTCGACCGGTCGGGCGTCGCCTCGACCCTTCCGTCCCGGATGATTTTCATCGTATCCGTGGAAGGGGTGGCCGAAATCACCCCACCGTACCGGGCGCACCCGAGGACGGACGCTTCGAGGGCGTCCTGCTCGACGCAGGGTCGCGCCGCGTCATGAATCAGCACGGACCCGACGTCCTCGTCAAGGACCATCAGTCCGAGGTAGACCGACTCCTGGCGTGTGACTCCGCCCGCGACCACTTTCACGAGCTTCGGGTAGGCGCCGCCCGCCTCGGCCAGATGTTCGCTGCACGACGTCACCCGGGCCGGCTCCACCACCAGCACATATCCGTCCACGGCCGGACACGCCTCGAAGACGGAGAGGGTGTGGGCCAGAATCGACCTGCAGCCGATGGTGATGTACGGCTTCTCGGTATCCGACCGCATGCGCAGGCCGTGGCCGGCCGCGGGAATGATGGCCATGACGGGTTTCAACACCGCTTCCTCCTCAGACGATCAGCATGGCGTCGCCATAACTGTAGAACCGGTACTTCTCCCTGACGGCTTCCTCGTACGCGGAAAGG
This Gemmatimonadota bacterium DNA region includes the following protein-coding sequences:
- the atpA gene encoding F0F1 ATP synthase subunit alpha, with protein sequence MAFDEIAIRADEVSELLKQQVLDFKREVDIYETGTALQVGDGIARVQGLSNVMANELVEFPNDVVGMVLNLEEDNVGCILFGDDQLIKEGDPVKRTGRIAECAVGDGMLGRVVDSLGRPIDGKGPIVGAEARSIEAKAPGVVQRQPVNEPMYTGLKVIDSMFPIGRGQRELIIGDRQTGKTAVAIDAILNQKGEDVACIYVAIGQKGSTIAKTVATLEEHGAMEYTTVVAAAASAPAPMQFLAPYGGATMGEYYRDSGKHALVVYDDLTKHAVAYRQLSLNLRRPPGREAYPGDVFYLHSRLLERAAKMSDEYGGGSLTALPVIETQFGDVSTYIPTNVISITDGQIYLESNLFFAGQRPAVNVGLSVSRVGGAAQIKAMKSRQVAGLLRTSLARYRELEAFARFGTSGLDQTTQRELHLGERLVELLKQPQYRPMAVEEQIISLYVGVNGMLNDLAVDEVQPFVGGLLQHMATHHSDVGREIRETKELSEDLEQRIRSAVEAFSKTFMS
- the atpH gene encoding ATP synthase F1 subunit delta — its product is MASKTDIAYRYAGAWLEAAAETDSLDAVRGEITAFEQLCRDSQPFVDFITDKVIPADVKQRMLGEIFEGKVQDITLNFLYLLASRRRARNLPEILDACRTILDEWDGIVNADVASAVALTDGQEDDLKNRLEAQTGQRVRMRTTVNRDLIGGFVVRVGDQVFDSSLATQLQRVRQALVRK
- the atpF gene encoding F0F1 ATP synthase subunit B, producing the protein MLDILHDLGIDLSTLIIQMIGFAVLFFILRKYVFGIIAQAIEDRKRDIRDRMEGLDADRAELDRLHEEARRRLEEIETEAREKMQAAVDQANAERDRILEQTQQDAERELEKARNTIRREKEHAVAELRAQVGDLAVEIAGRILNSTLDAAEHRKVVDEFIAQMPSKE
- a CDS encoding ATP synthase F0 subunit C, with the protein product MLYYMGLGLGVALAVSVAAIGSGVGQGIATGLACQGISRQPESAGRIQLVLIIGLAFMESLAIYGLLVFFMLQGQLPSFEQVMELSRLAQ
- the atpB gene encoding F0F1 ATP synthase subunit A, translating into MTGPWSSVLSLEMASEGGSGEAHYSILHGIFYLLGPLADWIPQPVRQPDLLLNTLLVFVIVLVLVTIAVRSFKRIPEGSVQTLFEMAVEGLTGFFLNIVGERGRKYIPFFASFFIYIWFMNMLGVIPGMQSPTADLNTTLGFALISIVSAHLIGLREIGLKAYLWHFWGEPKWMGVLMCPLHIVGEFAKVISLSIRLFGNVFGEEMIVLVLLGLSPVFLIGALEVPFVPMQVPMLMFGVFSGTVQAMIFSVLSAVYVAQFLDHDHGEEDH
- a CDS encoding AtpZ/AtpI family protein, encoding MARDTQSKWQYMREAGELAVIGLTLVFATAIGYFLGHQVELAWPEWKPWGGVVGAMLGVVAGFLEMARTLKRLNRKIEAAERERDGGKH
- a CDS encoding polymer-forming cytoskeletal protein, translated to MTIIAKGTEVNGSVDVEGNIRIDGTVNGDVKATDGVEVGKSGRIVGSSIESKTAIINGYVESQLTVSQHVLLGSKSTFVGDLKTKSLVIEEGAVFHGNSAMSDEPAGSDQANRADQADRVDGGDAAASGTSGTGGSQYPYGR
- a CDS encoding M23 family metallopeptidase, producing the protein MPSIWPVAGWVTREFQQGDDSIVAPHFGLDVAARESAPVLSTADGIVTFADWDQNLGWLVEIDHGYDLATRYGHNARLRVDRGQLVRRGQIIALVGNTGRSTAPHLHYEVWKDNAPVDPRGYLPDVIQWDDLLVSMRTQR
- a CDS encoding ParB/RepB/Spo0J family partition protein: MAARKALGRGLEALIPDLPDDQEGRQSVLQVPIDRISANPYQPRQSFDQARLDELARSILEKGVIQPVTVRRKNEKEEYELIAGERRLRAARQTGYQTIPAIVMAVSSPEEMMELSLIENIQRDDLNPIHEARAYLRLQEECHLTQEEVATRVGKNRTTVANTLRLLKLPADVQKCLLADEISMGHARALLGLENRKEQAELCKQIVKKGLSVRKVEELVKKRYEEKRESAPARKPHDLAAAESIMQRILGTKVNINRRQHKGKIEIEFYSADDLNRILELLKVRL
- a CDS encoding AAA family ATPase, whose amino-acid sequence is MGKVISIANQKGGVGKTTTSVNLSACLGVAEKKTLLVDLDPQSNATSGLGLHDRTLDVTIYEVLLDERPIEEAVQQTEIPALCVVPAHRRLVGAEIELVSAIARERKLEDAIKPIRDEYEYILIDCPPSLSLLTLNALTAADSVLIPIQCEYYALEGLGQLLNSIRKIQKHLNRSLKIEGILLTMYDKRLNLSKQIEAEAKQYFADKVYQTTIPRNVRLSEAPSFGSPIILYDILSSGAESYMNLAREVMANGSQESVGAGAGSADS
- the ispF gene encoding 2-C-methyl-D-erythritol 2,4-cyclodiphosphate synthase, which codes for MRVGTGYDVHAFADGRPCVLGGVTIPHERGLQGHSDADVLSHAIGDALLGAAGLGDIGVLFPDNDERYRGISSLLLLQRIVDALGESGYTISNVDATVVAERPKLSPFVPLMRGRLGEALGLPDDRVSIKATTSERLGFTGREEGIAAHAVVLIRSADDG
- the ispD gene encoding 2-C-methyl-D-erythritol 4-phosphate cytidylyltransferase; the protein is MLKPVMAIIPAAGHGLRMRSDTEKPYITIGCRSILAHTLSVFEACPAVDGYVLVVEPARVTSCSEHLAEAGGAYPKLVKVVAGGVTRQESVYLGLMVLDEDVGSVLIHDAARPCVEQDALEASVLGCARYGGVISATPSTDTMKIIRDGRVEATPDRSTLWRAQTPQTFPYRVLRAAHEQAREEGYTGTDDAELVERAGYVVRVIEGAPDNIKVTTAEDLEVAERILRRQGRIRP